The Leptospira mtsangambouensis sequence CTAAAGCCCTTCCATACAAAATCGATTGAAGCAGCAATTTCAAGAGCATTTGAATATTATAATTTTTTGAAAGATAAGGAATCGATCGATGAGTCCATCAAAAGGGATCTTCGGTTGGCTGCAAAAATTCAGTCAAAAACAATGAACCTTCCCCAAATCAGTCACAAGATATTTGCTGATATTAAACCCGTAAGTTTTGTATCAGGAGATTTTTTTCAAGTTTTGCCTTTGGATGAGGATCGTACTTTAATTTTGATGGGTGATATTGAAGGTCATGGTGTAACTTCTGGCCTCATTGCCATTTTGATGACAACGATTCATAAAGAATTGGCTAGAACCACAACGGTTGCTCCTTCTGAATTGTTAGTTCGGTTGAATGGAGAACTTTGTAATGCTATCGGAACTCATAGTATGACAGCAATTAGTATTGTTGTGGACCATCCTAAGAAAAAAATCACCTATGCTAGAGGTGGTCATCCATTCCCAATTGTATTTCAAAAAGAAAGTCGTGCCCCATTGATTTTACAAGACCAATCGGGACAAATTTTAGGAATTTTGAAGGAAATGGAATTTGCGGAAAATGAAATCCAAGTGGAAACAGGAGATCTTCTCTTTTTATATTCCGATGGACTTCTTGCTTCTAGCACACATCCGCTGGTTCAAACTTTGATCCAACTTCCTGGTGGAACCAATCGTATTGAAGGCATGAAAACGGAGATCACAAACTATATTCAATATTTAGAAACTTCTTCTAAAGCTGCGGATGACATATCCTATTTACTTCTAGAGATTTAATATATTTTATATTTGTTTTAGTTGCTTCTGTCAGAAACTGGCTCAGTACGTCTTTGGATTGAAACCTTCCATCTTCAAATCCTTTTTTCCAATTGGTTCTATGTGTGTTCATTTCGCGAATGATATCTAATTTTCCAGGGAAATCACAAAGTTGTTTTGTGATGACTTGTCCTTTATAAAATAAAAAATCACCTTTTGCAAAAAACTTTTTATCTTCTTTAGAAAGAGTCTTGATATAGTCTTTATTCTCTGCCACATAACTATGAATTGTTGTTTTTGTTACTTCCCATAAAATTTCTTTTTTTTGATTTGTTTTATTTAAATTCACTGCAGAAACAAGAACAATCACTGTGCCAAATAAAAAAACAGGGATCCATTCAAAGTGGATCTCTTTTGAATGAATCCAAAATTGATGAGTTAGAAAGGTAATGGGTAACCAATAAAAACCCATTAAGTCCCAATCCGCAGGAAAACCTAACTGTGGGTTATGGAAAAATCCATGGAGAAAAAAAGCGAAAATAGCAACAACAGTGACTTTTGATTCAGGGAGTCTGAAAAAATTTTTCCACTCAGATCGGGAGAAAAGAATTTGATACAGTAAAAATAAGGAAGGAATGGATACATTCCAATACAAAACAGAAAGGATTTCCTTGATGTGGTTTAAAGAAATCAATCGACTTTTCGGATAAAATGGAGGATGGATTAAATGAGTACTATTTCTATCAATGGATGGATCATGCAAAAATAAAAAATACAAAAACCAAGGAAGAAGGATAGAAAATCCGATGAAACTACAGACAATCAAATGTTTGATTTTCTTTTCCTTTGGAGAATGAAAATACCAAAGGTAAACCAAAAGAATTACCAAATATCCTGATACCAAATGAAATAACATCGATATCGCAACCAAAGCAGTTGCACCGTATAACAATAAATCATTTCCCTTCGGATTTTTTACAAATTTTGAGACAAAAATATAGAGAAATAAATGGTTTGCTGTTACAAGAGTATAGTTTTCTGCATAACCGAAGTTTAGCAATATACCACCTGACGAAAGTAAGATGAGTATTGATAATGAATTTGATTTTAAATTTTCTCTGGCTGCCCATAAAAAACCAAAAATCACACAAATTCCTGCTAGTTGGGATAAAAAAGTATAAGAAATTCTTGGGTCATCGGAAAAACCCAAATTCGATAAAAAATTGGAACCAAGGCTATGAAGGACAGTTTCTAGAATTTCATCTAAGGTGAATTGAAACCCAAATAATTTGGTTTCTAAAAGATTGGTTTCTAAAAGAAGAAGTCCATCACCCCAATCCATATTGCGAATTGGAAATAAAACTAAACAGACAAAGAAAATAAATGCAACGATCCAATCCGGATATTTATATTGTTCCAAATTTTTGAAGAAAACGAGACCCTTCGTTTTTCCATAAAGAACTACGGATTGGAGAAAAATGAAAAAGAGGGCAATGACAATGTAAACTAGGGAGTTTGCTGGAAAAAACCAAGGTTTGTTAGGTAAAAATTGGCAAACCAAAAGGAATAGATAAGGGACATATAAAAATGCTGTTTTCATAAGGAATCTTTTTCGTAGTACTCTTCTGGAATTTCTTTTGCTGTTATGAAAGGAAAATGACCTTTACGGATATTAAAAAAGACAAGTTCTGGAAGGCTATAAAATACAGTCTCAGTTCCTTTCGAAAATCTTTTCCCTTTATCAAAAGGAGCGGTGATCACTCCCACTGTAGTATAACCAATCCCCCACACTGTATTAAACAAACCATAAATTGGGCGATCCCAAATGGTTTCTTCCGTAAAAAATAAAAACGAATGATCGATGGGATTTGTTTTATAGATTTTTGAGGTGGGGACAAATCGATCTTGGAAATACCTTTCTGAAAATTGGTCAAGTTGTTTGCGTTTGAGATTTCTGTATGATGGATAAACTTTGATTTGTTTTGTAGAATCACTGGATTCTAATTTGAAAGCAGCTACGGATGGGATAAAATTGAAACTAATCACCTTGTTTGAAATTGGTTTCCAAAAAACATCATTCCCAATTTTACCTTCGGGAAACATTTCGTTCAAATAACGAATGAGTTCTGTTGTACAATTTTGATCCACCAAATGATAAGAATATAGATTTTGAATTCCTTTTGTGTATCTTTCTAGATTTTCTTCTTTTATTGAAATATCTTTATTCAAATCAATTGGTTCTATGTTTTGATTCAATTTGTTTTGGTATGGATTGTATCCTTTCCAATTGAATTCAATCCCTTCGATAAAATAGTTTGAATCTAAAAAACCTTGGTATCTCGTTAAAAAAGATTCCCAATTAAAAAAAAGAATGGGGTCATAACCTGAAGAAAAGATTTTTTTGTTTGTTTCAAATAAAATAGCATATTCTTCTTGTTTGGTGATTTTTATTGATTCAGGTATTTCTATTTCAGGGAGATAGGTAAAACCATCTAGATTTTTTTTGGGAAATACAATGTTTCCTTCTTTGATCGATTTTTGTACATAGAGGATCCGAATGAGTAAGGTCATTTCCTCCCAATCATTACATTCTATTTCAAAAAGACAGGATCTTAGGTCCTTTGCCAAATGATCGAGGTATCTTCCCCAGATTTTTTTTTCGGTTTCATCCAGTTGGAAATTAGGTCCTTTTAATTGTAGAAAGGCTTGGTCATAAGTTAAAACAGGATCTAAGAGAAACTTGCGAACAAAAATTCTTTTTTGTATGATTTTGTATTGTTCTGTTTTTGTTTGTAAGGAAGAGACCAAAGGGTAAGGTGATTCAGTTTTTGGTAATGATCGTATATCGTCTGTTAAATGTAGACTTTTTTCAAATTTTTCCCATTTGAATATGGTAGTTTCCAACTCTCTTTTTTCTTCTTCTGAAAAAGAAAATAAATTCAGAAAGGAAGGGTTTGGATCATGTATATTTGTAAAATAACCAAATCCTGAAATGGGTAATAAAAATTGATTTTCAGTTCTTTTTGTTTTTAAATTTTCCCATTCTTCTTCCAGTTTTTTTTGATTTTGGATATGTGTCTCTTGGACGAGATACAGTTCGTTCCATTTTTGTCTTAAAAGACGTTTGGATTGTTCCGATAAATCCCACTCGTAAAGTTCTATATTGCGATTTTGTACAACTCCATATTGGAATCGAAACTCATCCCATGGTTCTCTGACGATGTGGAAGATTTTGTCTTCGAAGGAATACTGCAGATGGTAAACCCTATCTCC is a genomic window containing:
- a CDS encoding SpoIIE family protein phosphatase, with the translated sequence MSEYSFKPEILIIDDDTEICETLELIINGLGYFVRYFTNPLQGLEYFEAERNPIVFLDVNMPHTSGLDLLPKIKTYDSKTQVLMMTGEHDIQTVVSSLYHRASDFILKPFHTKSIEAAISRAFEYYNFLKDKESIDESIKRDLRLAAKIQSKTMNLPQISHKIFADIKPVSFVSGDFFQVLPLDEDRTLILMGDIEGHGVTSGLIAILMTTIHKELARTTTVAPSELLVRLNGELCNAIGTHSMTAISIVVDHPKKKITYARGGHPFPIVFQKESRAPLILQDQSGQILGILKEMEFAENEIQVETGDLLFLYSDGLLASSTHPLVQTLIQLPGGTNRIEGMKTEITNYIQYLETSSKAADDISYLLLEI
- a CDS encoding glycosyltransferase family 39 protein, whose amino-acid sequence is MKTAFLYVPYLFLLVCQFLPNKPWFFPANSLVYIVIALFFIFLQSVVLYGKTKGLVFFKNLEQYKYPDWIVAFIFFVCLVLFPIRNMDWGDGLLLLETNLLETKLFGFQFTLDEILETVLHSLGSNFLSNLGFSDDPRISYTFLSQLAGICVIFGFLWAARENLKSNSLSILILLSSGGILLNFGYAENYTLVTANHLFLYIFVSKFVKNPKGNDLLLYGATALVAISMLFHLVSGYLVILLVYLWYFHSPKEKKIKHLIVCSFIGFSILLPWFLYFLFLHDPSIDRNSTHLIHPPFYPKSRLISLNHIKEILSVLYWNVSIPSLFLLYQILFSRSEWKNFFRLPESKVTVVAIFAFFLHGFFHNPQLGFPADWDLMGFYWLPITFLTHQFWIHSKEIHFEWIPVFLFGTVIVLVSAVNLNKTNQKKEILWEVTKTTIHSYVAENKDYIKTLSKEDKKFFAKGDFLFYKGQVITKQLCDFPGKLDIIREMNTHRTNWKKGFEDGRFQSKDVLSQFLTEATKTNIKYIKSLEVNRICHPQL